One Nocardiopsis gilva YIM 90087 genomic window, TGACCGTGTGCGCCACGGGCCCCGACCCGCAGCCGGGGCCGGACGGGCTGGCGGTCGCCGCGGAGCCGGGGCTGGACGCCCTGCGCACGGCCGACCTCGTGGTGGTTCCGGCCTGCCGCATACCCCACTACCGGCCTCCCGGCGCCCTCATCGCGGCCCTGCGGGAGGCCCACCGGAACGGCGCCCGCATCGCCGGCCTGTGCTCCGGGGCGTTCGTCCTCGCCGAGGCCGGACTGCTCGACGGCCGGGCCGCCGCCACGCACTGGATGTACGCCGAAGAGCTGCGGCGCCGCCATCCCGCCGTGCGCGTGGACGGCGACGCGCTCTACGTCGACGAGGGCGACGTGCTGACCAGCGCCGGGTCGGCCGCCGCCATCGACCTGTGCCTGCACATCGTCCGCTCCGACTACGGGGCGGCCGCCGCCGCGGAGGTCGGCCGCCGCATGGTCATCGCGCCGCACCGCGAGGGCGGCCAGTCGCAGTACGCCCCGCCCCCGCTCGCACGCGCTCGGTCCGGGCTGGCTCCGGTCCTGGAGTGGGCCGTGGACCACCTGCACGAGCCGCTGACCATCCCGCGGATGGCGCGCGAGGCGGGGATGAGCACCCGCACCTTCGGTCGGCGGTTCAGCGAGGAGGTGGGCACAACCCCGCTGGCGTGGCTGAACCGACAGCGTCTGGCCCGCGCCCGGGAACTCCTGGAGACGACCGACCTGCCCGTGGCGGCCGTCGCCGAGCGCAGCGGACTGGGCTCCGAGGACGGTCTGCGCCAGCACTTCCAGCGGGGAGTGGGGACGACGCCGTCGGCCTACCGCCGCACGTTTCGACGGCCATCAGTTCGCGGTTCCGGCCAGTGAACATGTTCTACCGGGAGAAATGCAGTGATTCCGTGCACGAGGGAAGACAGGAGGGGAGAAGGGCGCGCACTGGTCTCCCAGGGCGTCGTTATCCCTCGACGGCGGGTTCCCGACCCGAGGGGTCGGACCCCAGCAACGGCCGCGCCACGGCGCCGTCCGGCTGCTGGTCCGGCACGACGGCTCCGGTCTTGAAGGCCCGGACCACGAGCTGCACCCGGTCGCGGAGCCCCCACTTGGCCAGGACGTTGGAGACGTGGGTCTTGACGGTGGTTTCGGACAGTCGCAGGATGCGGGCGATCTCGGCGTTGCTCCGCCCGGAGGAGATCAGCGCGACCACTTCGCGCTCCCGCGACGACAGCCCGGTGTCCCAGGGGGCCCGCTCCATGGTCTGGTACGTGGGGGTGGCGGACGCCAGCCGCACGAACTCGTCGACGACCCTGCCGGTCACGGCGGGGTCGAGCACGGTCCGGCCGTCGCTGACCGCGCGGACCGCGTCGGCGAGGCTGGCGGGCTCGCTGTCCATGAGGAGGAATCCGCTGGCTCCGGCGCGGAGGCTCTCGAAGAGGTACTCGGGGTCGTCGCCGCGCGCGCGGTGTGCGGTGTCGTCGGACATGGTGACCACCAGGACCCGTACCGAGGGGGAGGACAGCGCCGCCAGCTGGCGGATCGTGGCGATTCCATCGGCTCCGGCGTGCCGTACGTCGATGAGGACGACATCGGGGCGCAGCTCCGCGGCCCTCCGGACGGCGCTGTCGCCGTCGCTCACCTCCCCGACCACCTCGATATCGTCGGTGGCGTCGAAGACGGCCCGCAAGCCCAGGCGGGCGACAGCCTGTTCGTCCGCGATGAGAACACGGATCCTCACTGGACGCACCTCATTCGCAAGGCCCCCTAATGCGTGCACAGCGGTTTTGGTTAAGTGTCGTGCCCGTAACGTGACCGACCCCCGAACAGGTTTCAATGCAATCGGTGATCTTGTCAATCCGCCAGATTGGGGTGGCCGAACTCGGCCAAAGGCTACGGAATACGTTTGTCGCCGACATTGTGTTCTTGCTCACGATGCGAGTTTTTACTCTCTCTTGACTGGCTGGCCACGATGGTTACGCGGCGCGACATCACGCCCCGAAATTAACGCTCCGTGGTCGATTGCGGGGTCATTTCGGGGGCAAGCCGGAGATTCATGGGTTCGCATGGCCATGTTTATGTAATTATCCGGACAAGGGTGGAATGTCCTGAGTGAGAAAAAGGTAAAGACACGATTCGTGATGGGAATCGTGTCCATGCCATTCGCGACCGGGTGGCCGGTGGGGAGATCTCGCCTGAGTTACGGGTCAGCGTCGATCTCTCCTTTCCGCGCAGCCGCTACCGGGCGAACGCCTCGGCGGTGACTCCGGGGCGCCGCAGCTCGGCCAGCGCCCACACGCAGCTGACGGTGAGGGGCAGCCGGACCGCGGCGTCACCGGGTGCCTTGGCCTCCGCCGCCGCGCCCCCGAACCCGCCGTCGGGCCGTTGGCGTGCCGTGAGAAAGGCCCCCGCCCCCTGCGTCGCGGCATGGTCGGCCAGGCCGAGGAAGACGCTCGCCCGCAGCAGCGCGGCCCCGGCGTCCAGATCGTGCCCGCGCACCGCCGTGGCCAGCGCGATCGGCAGCACCTCCGACCACGCTGAGCGCGTGTCGTCGGCCATGCGGCCGAGATCCGTACCGAACGCGGTCGCGGAGCCGACCTCATCGGCGGCGCGCAGCAGAACGGCGGGGTCGGCGCGGAGGGCGTCGAAAGGGTGGCCGAACGCGGAGCGCCCGCCCTCCGGAGCCGTCTGGAGCGCGGCGAGCACCTGCCGACGCAGGCCGCCTGTCACCGGCGCTGCGGAGGTCGGACGTGATCCCGACCGGTCCTGCCCGTGCGGCGGGGCCGGGCAGGACCGGTCGGCCAGCCAGATGCCGACCGCACGCTGCGCCGCACCGGCGGCATCCGTGTCGGCGGGCGGCCAGGGCCCTGCCGACAGCCAGTGGCGGCCCCGGGCCAACGCGCGTTCCGCCGCGCGGTCGCTCCAGCGCCCCGCCGTCACCGGCCCCGCGTCTCCGCCCGCCGTCACAACGTCTCCCGATGTGCCGCGGCCAGCGCCGTGACCAGTGTCGTGTGGTAGCAGGTCCGGAACACGTAGGCGTCCGCGGCGGCGCCGGTCCGCTCCGCGAGCACGGCTTCCTGGAACGGCGGACCGGGTATCGAGCCGTCCTCCCGCTGGGCGGCGGTGATCCGCCGCCACGCGTGCCGCACCAGCCCGTCGGAGACATCCCCCGCGATCTCGGCGCACATCACCAGCTCCGCCGCGAGGTCGTAGTGGTCGGTGGCCAAGTGCACGCCGAGTAGCGTGTGCAGGGCCTCTCGCAGCCGACGTTCCGCCTCCTGCCCGCCGCAGGGCGGTGCCGGCCGCCCGCCGAGGTCGGTCGCGTACAGGAGTGCGTGGGTGAGCGCGTACACCTGGTTCTCGGTGGCGCTGAACGGATCGACCCGGTGTACGCCGCACGCCGCGTAGAGCTCGTCGGTGCTCGGCAGGGAACCGGGGATCTCGGCCAGATCGAGGATGTAGCGCAGTTCGAGGAGGTGCGGCATCGCCCAGTCGATGCCGCTGACATCGCCGCCGCGCGCCTCGACCAGTTCGCGGGCGACGGCGAGCGGGCCGGACACCGGTCGGCCGAGCCCGTGCAGCAGGGCGAGCAGCCAGACGCGGTAGCCGAAGTCGGCGTCGGCGCGGTAGAGGTCCTCCAGGAACGCGGGGCGCTCCACCATCTCCTGGGCGACGTCCGACGCCGCCTCGATGAGGTCGGCCGACGCTTCCGCGCGCGGGCCACGGCGCAGCACACGGCACAGCAGCAGGAGCTCCAGCACCGTGGCACCGGGGAAGTCGCGCTGCGGGAAGAACTCGTCCCACTTCGGCCCGAACCACGCGACGTGGGAGGTCAGCCAGTCCAGCGCCCGGTCGAGGACCTCGGTGGAGCCGGGCAGGGGGCCGGTGGGCGGATCGCAGACCGGAGCCCACGCGGGGAAGCCCTCGACGCTCCCGCGAAAGCGGTCGTCCGGCCGCAGCCGACCGGGAAGCGCGCCGGGCGGCGACGCGCCGCCAGTCATCATTGCACCCTTTCGTTGATCTGCCGCGCGGCCGCGGAAAATATGGATGCGCTGTGCACGGATAAAACCCTAGAGCGAACATTGTCTACCCGCTTCGGTCCGGAGAACCAATTTCCGCCCCTTCCGATGGATCGTTCGGCAACGGTACGTGAGGAGGAGCCTCCTCCTTTCGTAGGAGCCTGCGAGAGAAGTCCCGGTGGCGCGGACTCTTCGGAAGGGGAGATGGCCCTGAGGGCGTCCGATGGGAGCCGTCTCCGCCCCCCGGAGTTCGGAGTATCGAATGCGGGGCGGAACGCGGTGAAATGTCGAGCGCATTCGCTCCGTGAAACGACAGGCGGCAAACGCGTGCCGTCCGACCTTGCCGCGGTGTCGGCCGACGAATAGCGTGAGCGGGGCGATAATATCGAGGCGGCCGGTTGATCCGGCAGCGGTCGCGGTACGCGGCGCCGATGGGGCGGCCGCCGGGAGCGGCGCCCGCCCGGTCGGAGGAACACTGGTGAATGGGGGTCCGATGAAGCGGATCGATCTCGACCTGCTCGGCGAGCTGTACCGGAAGTACACCGAACCGCTGGCCAAGGTGCGCGACCAGCAGCGCGCCTTCTGCCGCGACATGCGGGGGAAGATGACACCGCAGCTCGACGACCTCGAAGCGGAGATCACCTACCTGCTCCTGCGCGAGCACCGCCCCGCGATCGTCATGGAGCTGGGGACCTTCCACGGGTGGTCCACCAGCTGGATCCTCTCCGCGCTCCGCGACAACGGCACCGGCCACCTGCACTCCTTCGACATCGTGGACAACGTCGTCTCCAACGTCCCCGCCGAGCTGTCGGCCGACCGCTGGACGTTCCACAAGGGCGATGTCCGTGAGAACGTCGACGCCATCCCGGCGGAATCGAGTACCTGTTCGTGGACGCCGCCCACAACGGCCGCTTCGCCCGCTGGTACATCGACCACCTCTTCCCCGCGTCGCGGCCGGGACCCGGTGAGCGTGCACGACGTCTTCCACCAGAGCTTCGCCCTCCCTTCACCGAGGGCCGGGCCGTACTCAAGTGGCTGGCGGAGAAGGAAACGCCCTACTTCACCCCTCCAAGGCCAAGGCCCCGACACGTACCGCGCGATCCATGCCATCAAGCGCGATCTCGGACTGGACGAACCGGTGCGCACCGGTAAGGACAACCCGATGATCTACTTCCACCTCCCGGCGTAGAGCCGTGACGGGGGCGGCGCCGAGGATGGAGGGAGCTGGCTGCGCCGTTCTCCTCGGGACGCGGCCGGGGCCCGAATGCGGGATAGGCGCTGTCCGGAACCTCTGCCGACGATGATGAGGCCGCACGGTGGTCAAGCGTCTCCGGAGAACGAACCGCCAAGCACGTCCCGACACGCGACAGATGTCAGCCTTCCAGCAGAGCAGCGAGCCGGGCAGCGGAGGTGTCCCAGGACCACTGGGAGACGGCCCAGTCACGACCGGCAGCGCCCATCGCGGCGGCACGAGCCGGGTCGGCCAGCAGCCCGGCCACGGCGGTAGCGATGGCGTCCGGACTGCGACCGTCGACGACCTGTCCGGTCACACCCTCGTGCACCGCCTCGGGAGCACCGCCGGAGCTGCCCGCGACCACGGGTAGACCGCTCGCCGACGCCTCGAGGTACACGATGCCCAATCCTTCGAGATCCCAGCCGTGGCCGCGGGTACGGCAGGGCATAGCGAACACGTCGCCGGCGACGTAATGGGCTGGAAGTTCCTCCTCCGCCACGGCACCGGTCAGGACGACATCGCGGCCAAGTCCGGTTTCCCTGATGATGCGTTGTAGTCGGCGCCGGTCGGGGCCGTCGCCGACGATCAGGAGCGCGGTGTCCGGCACCCGTCGCCGGATCGACGGCAGCGCGCGCAGCAGCATGTCCACCCCCTTGCGCCGGACCAGCCGGGAAACACACGCCACGACAGGCCGGGACTCCAACCGGTACCGGCGGCGCGTCTCCCGACCCGACACCGTATCCGGCCGGTATATCCCCGTATCCACTCCGGGCGGTAGGTACTCCAGGTCGGCGTGTGGGCCGAAGGCCGACGCGAACTTGGAGTGTGTGTAGCTGCTGACGTACGTCACAACGTCGACTGTGGACCCCATGCGGCGCAGCGCCCGCCGAGTGCCGGGGAGCGCGGACCAACGCACTTCGCGGCCATGGGTGCTGGCGAGCACTCGCTCTGCTCCCGCCTTCCGCAGGGCCGGTGCCAACAGGGCCAGCGGGGCAGCGGAGCCGAACCACACCGCGTCGCACCCGTAGGCCCCCACGATCTCCTTGGCCCGGTGCGTCACCCGCGGAGTAGGCAGGATCAGCGTGCCCGTGTGTCTGATGACCGGAAACGGCTGTTCTGCGTCGAAGTCATCCGTGCCTGCACCGGACCACTGTGGCGCGTACACCACGAGGCCCGCCGGTGGTAGGCGCAGTGCAAGTGCGTGCAGATAGGTCTGAATACCGCCGGGGCGCGGCGGAAAGTCGTTGGTTATCAGGAGGGTCCGCCGCACATCGGTACGGTACATCTGCCCAGGACGACGTGCTTCGCAAACGCCGGATATTCAACAGCCTCTCCTTTTTCGGCAGAGGGCATAAGGGGCAATTCCGCCGGATCGATTAAAACCCGACCCTGGTTGGCGAATCGAGGCTAGCATTGCCGTATGTCGGAGAAAATACGCGTCCTACTTCTTCTGTGGTCGCTCCAAGGCGGGGGAGCGGAACGAATGGCTGTCAATTTGATGAACCACCTTAACCAAGAAGAGTTCGATGTAAGAATGTGTCTGCTGAGGCGCTATGGACCCTATCTTGATCTTGTGGACAATGATTTCATTGATTCACCTGGGACTGATGGTGCGTTCGCTTTTGACCACCTTGGAAATCGCGCCGTATTCAAGCCCGGGCGGCTGATTCGAGGCGGCCTGCTGGCACCCGTATATCTCGCCCGGATGATGCGAATCCATCGGCCGCACGTTGTTATCAGTTTCTGCAAGGGAACGAGTATTGCAACAATGGCCGCAACCTGGATTTGTGGGGGTAGGAAGTTCCAATGGATCGTTCGCGAGGGAAACAACACGGAAGCCGTTATATCTGACGAACTGCAAGCCCCGCTCTCTCGGCAGGCGCTGAAGTGGCTGACCTACCGCTGCTTCTCGTCGGCGGACTGTCTCTTGACCACCTCCCATCAGCTCGCTGATCACCTGCGGAAGCACATGCCACGACAGCCGAGGAGGCTGCGGACGATTCATAATGCTGTCGATCTGGATTTCATTGATCAGAAAAAGATCGAAGAGTTGGCGGGTGCGCCGGGCAAGCCATATTGCATAGCGGCGGGAAGATTGCAGCACCAGAAAGGTTTTGACATTTTAATTTCGGCCTACGCGAAGATGAAGGGCAACAAGGATCTCGACCTCGTTATTCTCGGCGTCGGTCATGATGAAGAGCAGCTGAAAGGGCTGGCCGAAAAACTCGGTGTGGCGGATCGCGTTCATTTCACGGGCTGGCAGGATGGTCCGTGGACCTGGTTTGCGAGGTCAAGGTTTCTGGTGCTGCCATCTCGCTGGGAAGGTTTTGCCAACGTTGTCACTGAGGCCATGTCCTGCGGAACGCCGGTCATCGCGACCGATTGCGGTTTTGGACCTCGGGAAATCATCCGGAATAACGTCAATGGTCTGCTGTGTCCCGTCGAAGATGATGAGGCCTTGAGCTTGACGATGGACCTGCTGGCTTCGGATGAAAAGTTGCGGGACAAACTTGTCAAAGCAGGATTCCGGCGAGCCAAGGATTTTGACATCAGAAATATCGTCAAGAAATACGAAAACCTGATGCGCGAGCAGGTTCACGATGCGGCGCTTGCAAATCTTGGCTGATCAGCGAGTTCGCACCAGGCGCCAGTAGGATCCACTCTGCCCTGAGGAGGCGCCGCAGCCGATGAGCGAGGCAGCGAGCGGCCGAAGTCGCACTGCGCGAACGATTGGTTTCTGTGTCACTGGTGCTGTCTGCATAGGTCTTACGGCACTCGCCGTCGACCGGATCGACTGGCGAGAGGTCGCGACGGCCATCGTTGGTTCCAACGTCGTCTGGATATTGATCACGATGGGGATCACCGCGGCGTCGGCGACGCTGCGGGCACTCGCGTGGGGTGTGATACTCCGGGCCGCTGCCCCTTTCCCGATACGTCGGCGGGACGTCGTCTCGGCAATGATGATCGGAATACTGATGTCGGCGACATTGCCCGCACGTCTCGGCGAGCTGGGACGGTCGGTGGTCCTCGCCCGCCGTACCGGCCGGATGAGTGAGTCACTTCCGATGATCGCCGGTACATGTATCTCTCAGGCGATACTGAACATCCCCGCTCTGGTCATCCTGGGCGTAGCCACCCTCGTGTCCACGGGTCTGGTTCAGCTGAGCGTGGAGCGGCTGTTCGCGGTGAACCTCCTCCCGCTGATCGCGATATCGGCAATCCTGCTTGCCCTGCTCGCTGTGGTGAAGAGTCACTCCCCACGCCTGGCTCGTTGGCTCGCGGTCGTGCGAGATCAGGTGGTCAGGTTGCGCGAGGGCCTGGCGGTGTTCCGCGCCCCCCGCAGTGGCGTGCTCGCCGCGCTCACCCAACTTTCCTCGTGGGGAGTGCAGGTGCTGGGGTGCTACGCGTTGTTCGCGGCGATGAACCTGGACACGCACGTGGGGATCGGCGGAGCCGCCGCGGTCCTGTTCGCGGTCAATGTATCCGCGGTCATCCCGCTGACACCGTCGAATATCGGCATCTTTCAGCTCGCCGCCGTCAGCGTTCTGACAACGGCCTTCGACATCAGCC contains:
- a CDS encoding GlxA family transcriptional regulator, with protein sequence MESAGIRTVVPLLADCPLFELAVPCEVFGKPRMGPDHGWYDLTVCATGPDPQPGPDGLAVAAEPGLDALRTADLVVVPACRIPHYRPPGALIAALREAHRNGARIAGLCSGAFVLAEAGLLDGRAAATHWMYAEELRRRHPAVRVDGDALYVDEGDVLTSAGSAAAIDLCLHIVRSDYGAAAAAEVGRRMVIAPHREGGQSQYAPPPLARARSGLAPVLEWAVDHLHEPLTIPRMAREAGMSTRTFGRRFSEEVGTTPLAWLNRQRLARARELLETTDLPVAAVAERSGLGSEDGLRQHFQRGVGTTPSAYRRTFRRPSVRGSGQ
- a CDS encoding LuxR C-terminal-related transcriptional regulator, coding for MRIRVLIADEQAVARLGLRAVFDATDDIEVVGEVSDGDSAVRRAAELRPDVVLIDVRHAGADGIATIRQLAALSSPSVRVLVVTMSDDTAHRARGDDPEYLFESLRAGASGFLLMDSEPASLADAVRAVSDGRTVLDPAVTGRVVDEFVRLASATPTYQTMERAPWDTGLSSREREVVALISSGRSNAEIARILRLSETTVKTHVSNVLAKWGLRDRVQLVVRAFKTGAVVPDQQPDGAVARPLLGSDPSGREPAVEG
- a CDS encoding DUF6895 family protein; protein product: MMTGGASPPGALPGRLRPDDRFRGSVEGFPAWAPVCDPPTGPLPGSTEVLDRALDWLTSHVAWFGPKWDEFFPQRDFPGATVLELLLLCRVLRRGPRAEASADLIEAASDVAQEMVERPAFLEDLYRADADFGYRVWLLALLHGLGRPVSGPLAVARELVEARGGDVSGIDWAMPHLLELRYILDLAEIPGSLPSTDELYAACGVHRVDPFSATENQVYALTHALLYATDLGGRPAPPCGGQEAERRLREALHTLLGVHLATDHYDLAAELVMCAEIAGDVSDGLVRHAWRRITAAQREDGSIPGPPFQEAVLAERTGAAADAYVFRTCYHTTLVTALAAAHRETL
- a CDS encoding glycosyltransferase family 4 protein, with amino-acid sequence MRRTLLITNDFPPRPGGIQTYLHALALRLPPAGLVVYAPQWSGAGTDDFDAEQPFPVIRHTGTLILPTPRVTHRAKEIVGAYGCDAVWFGSAAPLALLAPALRKAGAERVLASTHGREVRWSALPGTRRALRRMGSTVDVVTYVSSYTHSKFASAFGPHADLEYLPPGVDTGIYRPDTVSGRETRRRYRLESRPVVACVSRLVRRKGVDMLLRALPSIRRRVPDTALLIVGDGPDRRRLQRIIRETGLGRDVVLTGAVAEEELPAHYVAGDVFAMPCRTRGHGWDLEGLGIVYLEASASGLPVVAGSSGGAPEAVHEGVTGQVVDGRSPDAIATAVAGLLADPARAAAMGAAGRDWAVSQWSWDTSAARLAALLEG
- a CDS encoding glycosyltransferase: MSEKIRVLLLLWSLQGGGAERMAVNLMNHLNQEEFDVRMCLLRRYGPYLDLVDNDFIDSPGTDGAFAFDHLGNRAVFKPGRLIRGGLLAPVYLARMMRIHRPHVVISFCKGTSIATMAATWICGGRKFQWIVREGNNTEAVISDELQAPLSRQALKWLTYRCFSSADCLLTTSHQLADHLRKHMPRQPRRLRTIHNAVDLDFIDQKKIEELAGAPGKPYCIAAGRLQHQKGFDILISAYAKMKGNKDLDLVILGVGHDEEQLKGLAEKLGVADRVHFTGWQDGPWTWFARSRFLVLPSRWEGFANVVTEAMSCGTPVIATDCGFGPREIIRNNVNGLLCPVEDDEALSLTMDLLASDEKLRDKLVKAGFRRAKDFDIRNIVKKYENLMREQVHDAALANLG
- a CDS encoding lysylphosphatidylglycerol synthase transmembrane domain-containing protein, which gives rise to MSEAASGRSRTARTIGFCVTGAVCIGLTALAVDRIDWREVATAIVGSNVVWILITMGITAASATLRALAWGVILRAAAPFPIRRRDVVSAMMIGILMSATLPARLGELGRSVVLARRTGRMSESLPMIAGTCISQAILNIPALVILGVATLVSTGLVQLSVERLFAVNLLPLIAISAILLALLAVVKSHSPRLARWLAVVRDQVVRLREGLAVFRAPRSGVLAALTQLSSWGVQVLGCYALFAAMNLDTHVGIGGAAAVLFAVNVSAVIPLTPSNIGIFQLAAVSVLTTAFDISPSTALAYGVVLQAQGHVTAVLLGGSALFVEGVTWSEARTLTATAGLAGPERG